The sequence GGAACTTATTTTTCAAGTAGGTTTTTAATCGCAAATAtcttgatagtcgatagtactaaGTATCATAATCGCGTTACaggactaaaataataatatacccgGCGACCTATTCTCACATGTCGGCGAAATTATGACTATCTTTGAAATTAAACCGCCGACATCAAGTCGCTCACATATGTCGGCGTGTTGGCGACTTTGGTGTATAGACATAttttaccactcggctataactaacatatttttatccctttaatccatactaatattataaatgcgaaagtaactctgtctgtctgtctgctactcaatcacgcctaaactactgaaccaatttgcatgaaatttggtatggagatattttgatgcccgagaaaggacataggctatatatcatcacgctacgaccaataggagcagagtaccagtaatgaattttacaaaaacggggaaaaatttcacccattctctcttattcgacgcaagcgaagttgcgcgggtcagctagtttaaaatatacctacactTTATTCGTGACACGGTAATCAAACCTACCTAACATCAGAGAGACACTCATCTAAATCATCAGAATCATTAATTACAGCCTCATCCCACGGTCCATATTTATTATCCTTATACTTCTGCCAACTTACAAACAAGAACGGGCAATAGAAACTCAAAATCAGTACtaccaacataaaataaattaacaacgtCATAGACACTGTATAAAGACCTACGACTGTCAGAAATAAAATCAcgaaaaacaatatattaaacaatttagtgTTTAAACAAGATTTAAACAATTGAggacttaaaacaaataacagaaCAGatatagttaataaaataaatgcgtCAAACGGTGTCGATAATCGCGAAACGAGACATACTGAAGCGAAAATCGCCGCATTTATCGACAAAGAATTCGATACTATTGCCGCTGGGACGTTATAgtcgaaaaatattaaatggatTGTCAACATGATGACAGCCCAGGCGTAAATCGTGTCCGTACTCACCGTATCTGTCAAAGTGTGGAGCACAGGCGataataaataacctataaTTACATATACTAATACAGTTTTCATATGAGTAATTAACGCACTACCTTCAAAAGTTATATAtagtaaataactaataaaactaGTGATTATTGATATGTAAATAACGGTATATGTATGCACCCAATTATTGTACATATATACGAAAATCAAGGCATAAAGGACGCATATACAGAGTCTTAGGACAACCCGAAATGAACCTTGGATAGCTTGAAATAAGGTCACTTTTTCAATGTTCAAATTTTTTCTTAGTTCTTGAAGGAATTTCGTGTCTGTATGGTTGTCGGGATATTCTTGCTTCTCGTATAAGTTTTTCACCCAGGGTTTCCTACGTGTATTCTTCGTACGGGCCCTGAAATCGGTTCTTGAGTTAGGGTCTTGCGCTCTGCTTTTTTTGAGGTTATAACACTAATATCACGAGATTAAACGAATGTAAGAACGCGAGTAAAATTGCGGaacaaaataagtataaaaatctatataaataaaaatgaatcaccgaaatgtatgtacgcgcataacttctTAACAATTAAACTCTATGGGATCGGTGGGATCAAATTTCCACGGGTATaaaatcaacgggataaaattgtataataccCCGAAGAAAGTCGGGACAGTCTGCtagtaattaatgaaaattaaagacCATTTACTCACTAATATTTCGGATCATGTCGGCAAAGTATTGGAAAGTTCAAAATCGCACTACAGCTTTCAAAGTTAGGAACACATGGTTGATcaatgtaaagattttttgacGTTAACCAGTATTTTAGAACACtcgaatatttaaaatatcgcgACGTATTTACATTGAATATCCTTATTCTAATATGATGAcgtgcaaaatttcaattaAAGCTGGTCTCCTAcgcgatatttattttttattgtttctttttaaaacgaAACCTTTTGgttaaattaacattaatacAGATATAATTGTTGATCCATTTAAACAACCAACCAACTAACCAACCAACCAACCATCCAACCAGCCATCCATCCAAACAGCCATCCATCCAACCAACCATCCAACTTCACACTTAAATTATACTACAAAAAAGCACAATATATTCACCTGGCTGCACCCTTCTTAGGTATCTTCTCTTTCTTCTTTCTATACTTCTCTTGTTCGTCAACGAACTGCTTAACCAGCTCATTGTCTTCTGCCTCTTTCTTGTTACTTCTGGACTCTTCTTCTGCTGCTATCTCTTTGGTCTTCTCTTCTTTAGCGCCTTTCATTTCTCTTTTGAGctgttttatttcgttttggATTCTTTCTCTGTAAGAATAAAGAATTGTAGAGTActctattgaaataaaatctcttattattgtcccactgctgggcaatgattt is a genomic window of Anticarsia gemmatalis isolate Benzon Research Colony breed Stoneville strain chromosome 27, ilAntGemm2 primary, whole genome shotgun sequence containing:
- the LOC142984576 gene encoding uncharacterized protein LOC142984576 isoform X1, translated to MSNIYIQEPPALGKVLLKTTAGEIDIELWTKEAPKACRNFIQLCMEGYYNGTIFHRVVPGFIVQGGDPNGDGTGGESIYGAPFKDEFHSRLRFNRRGLVGSANAGKDDNGSQFFFTLAATPELQNKHTIFGKVTGETIYNVLKLSEGLIDADDRPEHPHKITSTTVIINPFTDIVPRVVEQKEDAPKKKKKERQGVKNFGLLSFGEEAEEDEGEALEYRGKPKSTHDLLEDPKLSKKTAAELELEEEQKDKEEQTEESKRQEELKLKQTAATVSTIRDKLNKRAKSPEGDSKRVKREESPEEEYYIGKDRDDARKKEKERIQNEIKQLKREMKGAKEEKTKEIAAEEESRSNKKEAEDNELVKQFVDEQEKYRKKKEKIPKKGAARARTKNTRRKPWVKNLYEKQEYPDNHTDTKFLQELRKNLNIEKVTLFQAIQGSFRVVLRLCICVLYALIFVYMYNNWVHTYTVIYISIITSFISYLLYITFEGSALITHMKTVLVYVIIGYLLSPVLHTLTDTVSTDTIYAWAVIMLTIHLIFFDYNVPAAIVSNSLSINAAIFASVCLVSRLSTPFDAFILLTISVLLFVLSPQLFKSCLNTKLFNILFFVILFLTVVGLYTVSMTLLIYFMLVVLILSFYCPFLFVSWQKYKDNKYGPWDEAVINDSDDLDECLSDVR